One genomic region from Leptospira montravelensis encodes:
- a CDS encoding ATP-binding cassette domain-containing protein translates to MSDHLTIQNLTFQFESQSEPLFQNLNLHFSKGWTGIVGKNGSGKSTLAKLIVGEIIPTQGLVLGNDSICTISQGTEMSEEELSYFLYDDSKESGFWKSLLEIKIQSVEEYEFLSFGEKRRILLAIALSKNVDVLLLDEPTNHLDSKSTQIIRDAILHYQGIGILISHDRSLLDEVTTSCVFLEKNFISKRPGNYSAGKIQMIREAEERIHDWEIARTERKKLDAELKRRREEASLSHKHRSKKGLDLHDHDGRQKKNLARVTGKDGQAGRLKNQIERRTEHSKLKEKQIWGKLPEKENLGILWKGVSSKRNTLFMFDDEFISLDILSFSLSFHLEILPDSKIAITGPNGAGKSTILRYLVKTFQEKGIPYLYLPQEFSKNELAALLEEFQNLPDETKAKVLSRIHRLGSDPKRFSESKALSPGEGKKLFLALHLENSPEVLLLDEPTNHLDLQSLEALETSLTGLGSALVLVSHDRRFVETLAKEEWCLENLSLVQKHLDRI, encoded by the coding sequence ATGTCCGATCATCTTACCATTCAAAATTTAACCTTTCAATTTGAATCGCAGTCTGAGCCACTATTTCAAAATCTAAACCTTCATTTTTCAAAAGGTTGGACAGGCATTGTCGGGAAAAACGGAAGTGGAAAATCTACCTTAGCGAAGCTCATCGTAGGGGAAATCATTCCAACCCAGGGTCTTGTTTTAGGAAATGATTCTATTTGTACAATTTCGCAAGGAACCGAAATGTCAGAAGAGGAACTGTCTTATTTTCTTTACGATGATTCCAAAGAATCCGGATTTTGGAAAAGTTTACTCGAAATCAAAATACAATCGGTAGAGGAATATGAGTTTCTCAGTTTCGGCGAAAAACGAAGGATTCTTTTGGCTATTGCTTTGTCCAAAAATGTGGATGTTTTGCTTTTGGATGAACCAACAAACCACCTTGATTCAAAAAGTACACAAATTATACGCGATGCCATTTTGCATTACCAAGGAATTGGAATACTCATCAGTCACGACAGGTCTTTGTTAGATGAGGTGACTACCTCTTGTGTATTTTTGGAAAAAAACTTTATTTCAAAGCGCCCAGGAAATTATTCTGCGGGTAAAATTCAAATGATACGAGAAGCCGAAGAGAGAATTCATGATTGGGAAATCGCAAGGACGGAACGTAAAAAACTGGATGCCGAACTGAAACGAAGAAGGGAAGAAGCAAGTCTTTCTCATAAACATAGATCAAAGAAGGGACTTGATCTGCATGACCATGACGGCCGTCAAAAAAAGAACTTAGCCCGAGTGACAGGTAAAGATGGCCAAGCAGGCCGATTGAAAAACCAAATCGAAAGAAGAACAGAACATTCCAAACTAAAAGAAAAACAAATTTGGGGCAAACTTCCTGAAAAGGAAAATTTAGGAATTCTATGGAAAGGTGTTTCTTCCAAAAGAAACACCTTATTTATGTTCGATGATGAATTTATCTCCTTGGATATTCTGTCTTTTTCACTTTCCTTCCATTTGGAAATCCTTCCGGATTCAAAAATTGCCATCACAGGCCCCAATGGTGCAGGTAAGTCCACAATTCTCAGGTATTTAGTGAAAACTTTCCAAGAGAAGGGGATTCCTTATTTGTATTTACCACAAGAATTTTCAAAAAACGAATTAGCCGCTTTACTTGAGGAATTTCAAAATTTACCGGATGAAACAAAAGCCAAGGTTCTTTCAAGGATACACAGACTAGGAAGTGATCCCAAACGATTTTCGGAATCAAAGGCCCTGAGTCCCGGGGAAGGAAAAAAACTATTCCTGGCACTTCATTTGGAAAATAGTCCAGAGGTACTTTTATTAGACGAACCCACCAACCATTTAGATCTCCAATCTTTGGAAGCATTAGAAACATCTCTGACCGGATTAGGTTCTGCTTTAGTCTTGGTGAGTCACGACCGGCGGTTTGTCGAAACTTTGGCAAAAGAGGAATGGTGTTTGGAAAACCTGTCGCTCGTCCAAAAACATCTAGACAGAATCTAA
- the sufB gene encoding Fe-S cluster assembly protein SufB: MESTADLDKVSFEFYKPDNFPKGLTRKVVESISHIKNEPSWLAEFRLKAFEVYEQKPMPTWGFIPQFHINIDDYVHYVGSNQKKKKSWDEVDPEILRSFEKLGIPEHERKYLAGIETMNDSETIYANVKKELTDLGILFCDIDTAIREFPELVREYLGTVVTIGDNKFSALNSAVFSGGSFAYIPKGVKTPMPLQAYFKVTAASSGQYERTLLIADEGAHLEYSEGCTSVQDKGTNFHTAVVELVAKKNSKIFYTTIQNWKKNMYNWTVKRGICEEAAHITWTDCNIGANTIKYPGIILQGDHSTGDVLSLAFAGSGQVQDTGARIIHVGKNTRSNILAKGVALDGGINSYRGLVKFEPSSKGSYSHIKCDGLMMDNRSQSHAYPYNDVSGEEGTLNYEATVSKIDDDQLFYLQSRGMSEDDAKLLIINGFCEGVTKHLDVEYSVEMTKLIKMILEDGKVIAEK, encoded by the coding sequence ATGGAATCGACAGCCGACTTAGACAAGGTTTCTTTCGAGTTTTATAAACCTGATAATTTTCCAAAGGGACTCACTCGTAAGGTTGTTGAATCCATTTCCCATATTAAAAATGAACCAAGTTGGCTTGCCGAATTTCGTTTAAAGGCTTTTGAAGTTTATGAACAGAAACCGATGCCGACTTGGGGATTCATTCCGCAATTTCATATCAATATCGATGACTATGTCCATTACGTAGGTTCCAACCAAAAAAAGAAAAAATCTTGGGACGAAGTGGATCCTGAAATTCTACGTAGTTTTGAAAAATTAGGAATTCCTGAACACGAAAGGAAATACCTTGCTGGAATCGAAACCATGAACGATTCCGAAACCATATATGCCAATGTCAAAAAGGAACTCACTGACCTTGGAATTCTTTTCTGTGACATTGATACTGCCATTCGTGAATTCCCAGAACTCGTTCGTGAATATTTGGGAACCGTTGTCACCATCGGTGATAATAAGTTTTCGGCACTGAATTCTGCTGTGTTTAGCGGTGGATCTTTTGCATACATTCCCAAGGGAGTCAAAACTCCCATGCCTCTTCAAGCATATTTTAAAGTAACAGCTGCTAGTTCCGGACAATATGAACGAACACTTCTGATTGCTGATGAGGGTGCACATTTGGAATACAGCGAAGGTTGTACTTCTGTCCAAGATAAAGGAACCAATTTTCATACCGCTGTGGTCGAACTCGTAGCCAAAAAGAATTCTAAAATCTTTTATACCACCATCCAAAACTGGAAAAAGAATATGTACAATTGGACCGTGAAACGAGGGATCTGCGAAGAAGCCGCTCATATCACTTGGACCGATTGTAATATTGGTGCCAATACCATCAAATACCCAGGGATCATTTTACAAGGCGATCATTCTACGGGTGACGTATTGTCTTTGGCATTTGCAGGAAGTGGGCAAGTGCAAGATACGGGGGCTCGGATCATCCATGTGGGTAAAAACACCAGGTCCAATATTCTTGCGAAAGGTGTGGCCCTCGATGGAGGAATCAATTCCTATCGTGGTCTTGTGAAATTTGAACCATCTAGTAAAGGTTCGTATAGCCATATCAAATGTGATGGACTGATGATGGACAATAGGTCACAGTCTCATGCCTATCCTTACAATGATGTATCAGGAGAAGAGGGAACTTTAAATTACGAAGCCACTGTCTCTAAAATTGACGACGACCAACTCTTTTACCTTCAATCCCGAGGTATGTCAGAAGATGATGCAAAATTACTCATCATCAATGGATTCTGTGAAGGGGTCACAAAACATTTAGATGTAGAGTATTCTGTTGAGATGACTAAACTCATCAAAATGATTTTAGAAGATGGAAAGGTGATCGCCGAAAAATAA
- a CDS encoding peroxiredoxin: MPQVTSHAPDFKATAVIGDSFKEIKLSDYKGKWVVLFFYPLDFTFVCPTEIIEYDAKLEDFKKIGAEVLGVSVDSEFSHLAWKKTARKEGGIGEIKYPLIADKTKEIAKSFGVLIESGPDAGVALRGTFIIDPAGIIRQATVNDLPVGRNIEEALRLIKAFQFVEKHGEVCPANWDEGKKTMKADPTGSKAYFASVN, from the coding sequence ATGCCACAAGTGACATCACATGCCCCAGATTTTAAAGCGACAGCTGTAATCGGGGACAGTTTTAAAGAAATCAAATTGTCAGATTACAAAGGAAAATGGGTGGTACTGTTTTTCTATCCACTCGATTTTACATTTGTTTGCCCGACAGAAATTATTGAATACGATGCAAAACTCGAAGATTTCAAAAAGATCGGAGCTGAAGTTTTGGGAGTTTCTGTTGATAGCGAATTTTCACACTTAGCTTGGAAAAAAACTGCCAGAAAAGAAGGTGGTATTGGTGAGATCAAATACCCACTCATCGCTGATAAAACAAAAGAAATTGCAAAGTCTTTTGGAGTTCTGATCGAGTCAGGCCCTGATGCAGGTGTCGCACTTCGAGGAACTTTCATCATCGATCCAGCGGGAATCATTCGCCAAGCAACTGTTAACGACCTACCAGTAGGACGTAACATTGAAGAAGCACTTCGCCTCATCAAAGCTTTTCAATTTGTGGAAAAACACGGTGAAGTTTGCCCTGCAAACTGGGACGAAGGAAAGAAAACGATGAAAGCAGATCCTACTGGATCCAAAGCTTACTTCGCTTCTGTAAATTAA